A single region of the Nocardioides aquaticus genome encodes:
- a CDS encoding MoaD/ThiS family protein, which translates to MSETPPLPPGSETYVTVRYWASARAAAGVASDRLPVTGDVTLADVAARAVAAREGSPAADRLARVLAVCSVLVGETPVGTRDHADVVVHPGDSVEFLPPFAGG; encoded by the coding sequence ATGAGCGAAACCCCTCCGCTACCGCCCGGTAGTGAGACGTACGTGACGGTCCGCTACTGGGCCTCGGCCCGCGCCGCGGCCGGCGTCGCGTCCGACCGGCTGCCGGTCACGGGCGACGTCACGCTGGCCGACGTGGCCGCCCGCGCCGTCGCCGCGCGGGAGGGGAGCCCGGCCGCCGACCGCCTGGCCCGCGTCCTGGCCGTCTGCTCCGTGCTCGTCGGGGAGACCCCCGTCGGCACCCGCGACCACGCCGACGTGGTCGTCCACCCCGGCGACTCCGTCGAGTTCCTCCCGCCCTTCGCCGGCGGCTGA
- a CDS encoding alpha/beta fold hydrolase, whose translation MTSRTSARTSSRPSARISSRPAARPSVGLLGTVGLLSAGRPLAPGRVARPTGPPPASRQVGELAAGLQVARLVAAAPRLLLTPRASRAPRDSPTGRVVVDVPGWKAPEATGLPLRLYLRRLGWDARGWGYGTNTGSPDADAERLTAQVVALAAEHGPVALVGWSLGGVISREVARRRPDAVRRVVTYGTPVVGGPSFTSVAPLYPARTRRRMSEVSARTERDAPLRVPVTALLSRRDGVVAWESCVDRTSTDVEHVEVGSPHLGMGIDPDVWRVVADRLARP comes from the coding sequence GTGACCTCCCGCACCTCCGCGCGCACCTCCTCCCGCCCCTCCGCCCGCATCTCCTCCCGCCCCGCCGCCCGCCCGTCCGTCGGCCTGCTCGGCACCGTCGGCCTGCTCAGCGCGGGGCGCCCCCTGGCCCCCGGCCGCGTGGCCCGCCCGACCGGACCGCCGCCGGCCTCGCGCCAGGTCGGTGAGCTCGCCGCCGGTCTCCAGGTCGCCCGCCTCGTGGCCGCCGCGCCGCGGCTGCTCCTCACACCCCGCGCCTCCCGCGCCCCCCGCGACAGCCCCACCGGCAGGGTCGTCGTCGACGTCCCCGGCTGGAAGGCCCCCGAGGCCACCGGGCTGCCGCTGCGTCTCTACCTGCGCCGGCTCGGCTGGGACGCCCGCGGCTGGGGCTACGGCACCAACACCGGCAGCCCGGACGCCGACGCCGAGCGGCTGACCGCCCAGGTCGTCGCGCTGGCCGCCGAGCACGGCCCGGTCGCCCTGGTCGGCTGGAGCCTCGGCGGCGTGATCTCCCGCGAGGTGGCGCGCCGTCGGCCCGACGCCGTACGCCGGGTCGTCACCTACGGCACCCCGGTCGTCGGCGGACCGAGCTTCACCTCGGTCGCCCCGCTCTACCCCGCCCGCACGCGCCGGCGGATGAGCGAGGTGTCGGCCCGTACCGAGCGCGACGCCCCGCTGCGGGTGCCGGTCACCGCGCTGCTCAGCCGCCGCGACGGCGTGGTGGCGTGGGAGTCGTGCGTCGACCGCACCTCCACCGACGTCGAGCACGTCGAGGTCGGCTCCCCGCACCTCGGGATGGGCATCGACCCCGACGTGTGGCGGGTCGTCGCCGACCGGCTGGCCCGCCCCTGA
- a CDS encoding DsrE family protein, which produces MPSSPRPLNVKVTCAADAPERSNQGLTVAATAIAAGSRVSLWLTGDAAWLGTVVATDGRPPTYDLEHAVAPEDLLAVVLEAGRVTVCSQCAARRGIGDDDLLAGVRLAGAALWTEEVLAEGVQALVY; this is translated from the coding sequence ATGCCGTCCTCCCCGCGCCCGCTCAACGTCAAGGTCACCTGCGCCGCCGACGCCCCCGAACGCAGCAACCAAGGCCTGACGGTCGCCGCGACGGCGATCGCGGCCGGCTCCCGGGTGTCGCTGTGGCTGACCGGGGACGCCGCCTGGCTGGGCACCGTGGTCGCCACCGACGGCCGGCCCCCGACGTACGACCTGGAGCACGCGGTCGCGCCCGAGGACCTGCTCGCGGTGGTCCTGGAGGCCGGGCGGGTCACGGTGTGCAGCCAGTGCGCGGCGCGGCGCGGGATCGGCGACGACGACCTGCTGGCGGGGGTACGCCTGGCCGGCGCGGCGCTGTGGACCGAGGAGGTCCTCGCCGAGGGCGTCCAGGCGCTCGTCTACTGA
- a CDS encoding FABP family protein, whose protein sequence is MPFEIPDNLHPDCGPVAWMLGTWQGNGHGDYPGIEKYEFGQELIFTHDGRPFFHYFSRSWLVDASGEKVREDALETGFLRCHPGGAVELVLTHETGYAEIYYGEAGGGKLDLTTDAVARTETADEYTAGKRLYGNVEGDLLYAYDVAARGEGLQPRLWARLKRA, encoded by the coding sequence GTGCCTTTCGAGATCCCCGACAACCTCCACCCCGACTGCGGCCCGGTGGCCTGGATGCTCGGCACGTGGCAGGGCAACGGCCACGGCGACTACCCCGGCATCGAGAAGTACGAGTTCGGCCAGGAGCTGATCTTCACCCACGACGGCCGCCCGTTCTTCCACTACTTCTCGCGGAGCTGGCTCGTCGACGCCAGCGGCGAGAAGGTGCGCGAGGACGCCCTCGAGACCGGCTTCCTGCGCTGCCACCCCGGCGGGGCGGTCGAGCTCGTGCTGACCCACGAGACCGGGTACGCCGAGATCTACTACGGCGAGGCCGGCGGCGGGAAGCTCGACCTCACCACCGACGCCGTGGCCCGCACCGAGACCGCCGACGAGTACACCGCCGGCAAGCGGCTCTACGGCAACGTCGAGGGCGACCTGCTCTACGCCTACGACGTCGCCGCCCGGGGCGAGGGCCTGCAGCCGCGTCTCTGGGCCCGGTTGAAGCGGGCCTGA
- a CDS encoding Fur family transcriptional regulator: protein MPPGEVEGVVPGAPDWRAQLRERGYRLTPQRELVLAAVDTLGHATPDEVHHEVRRHASAVNVSTVYRALEVLEDLGLVRHAHLSDRAPTYHSVRGHEHVHLVCRACRRTISVDAEVVAALTERLRAEHGFVADVGHLTVFGEHEDCEAGAAEDARNTTPAEGVDPA from the coding sequence GTGCCGCCGGGCGAGGTCGAGGGCGTGGTCCCGGGCGCGCCCGACTGGCGCGCGCAGCTGCGCGAGCGCGGCTACCGGCTCACGCCCCAGCGCGAGCTCGTCCTCGCGGCGGTCGACACCCTCGGCCACGCGACCCCCGACGAGGTCCACCACGAGGTACGCCGGCACGCCAGCGCGGTCAACGTCTCGACGGTCTACCGCGCCCTCGAGGTGCTCGAGGACCTCGGCCTGGTGCGGCACGCCCACCTCTCGGACCGGGCCCCGACCTACCACTCCGTGCGCGGCCACGAGCACGTCCACCTGGTCTGCCGGGCCTGCCGGCGCACCATCTCGGTCGACGCCGAGGTCGTCGCCGCGCTGACCGAGCGGCTGCGCGCCGAGCACGGGTTCGTCGCCGACGTCGGCCACCTGACTGTCTTCGGGGAGCACGAGGACTGCGAGGCCGGGGCGGCGGAGGACGCGAGGAACACCACGCCGGCCGAGGGTGTTGACCCCGCATGA
- a CDS encoding YgfZ/GcvT domain-containing protein, with the protein MTEQPPTTEQHRAPASPLLALPGAVAGNDVDAPVAAHYGSFNGEQRVLEAGDGFVDLSHRDVVRISGPDRLTWLHALTTQHLEQLQPGVTTGVLVLSPNGHVEHAFFGSDDGEAFTAHTEPGAAAALVGFLDRMRFMSRVEVTDLTADLAVCWRPAKVGEAPYSGYELVPRAQLEAYAEAAGPAAGLWAFEALRIARGEPRLGLDTDERTIPNEAGWIGPAVHLEKGCYRGQETVARVHTLGRPPRRLTLLHLDGSENRLPTRGAPLVVDGDPKAKPVGFVGTSARHHELGPIALALVKRNVDLGVPLLADGLPAAQEVVVDPEVGLHVRPTGFR; encoded by the coding sequence ATGACTGAGCAGCCCCCCACGACGGAGCAGCACCGAGCCCCCGCGAGCCCGCTGCTGGCCCTACCCGGTGCGGTGGCCGGCAACGACGTCGACGCCCCGGTCGCCGCGCACTACGGGTCCTTCAACGGCGAGCAGCGCGTCCTCGAGGCCGGTGACGGGTTCGTCGACCTGTCGCACCGCGACGTCGTCCGCATCTCGGGACCCGACCGGCTGACCTGGCTGCACGCGCTGACCACCCAGCACCTCGAGCAGCTGCAGCCCGGCGTCACCACCGGCGTGCTGGTGCTGAGCCCGAACGGCCACGTCGAGCACGCCTTCTTCGGCTCCGACGACGGCGAGGCGTTCACCGCCCACACCGAGCCCGGGGCGGCCGCCGCGCTGGTCGGGTTCCTGGACCGGATGCGGTTCATGTCGCGCGTCGAGGTCACCGACCTCACCGCCGACCTCGCGGTCTGCTGGCGGCCGGCCAAGGTGGGCGAGGCGCCGTACTCCGGCTACGAGCTCGTGCCCCGCGCCCAGCTCGAGGCGTACGCCGAGGCCGCGGGCCCCGCCGCCGGGCTCTGGGCCTTCGAGGCGCTGCGCATCGCCCGCGGCGAGCCGCGCCTCGGCCTGGACACCGACGAGCGGACCATCCCCAACGAGGCCGGCTGGATCGGTCCCGCGGTGCACCTCGAGAAGGGCTGCTACCGCGGCCAGGAGACGGTCGCCCGCGTGCACACCCTCGGCCGACCCCCGCGCCGGCTGACCCTGCTGCACCTCGACGGCTCCGAGAACCGGCTGCCCACCCGCGGCGCCCCGCTGGTCGTCGACGGCGACCCGAAGGCCAAGCCGGTCGGCTTCGTCGGCACCTCCGCACGCCACCACGAGCTCGGACCGATCGCCCTGGCCCTGGTCAAGCGCAACGTCGACCTGGGCGTACCGCTTCTCGCCGACGGCCTGCCCGCCGCCCAGGAGGTCGTCGTCGACCCGGAGGTCGGGCTGCACGTGCGCCCGACCGGCTTCCGGTGA
- a CDS encoding thioredoxin family protein, giving the protein MTAGAWVLLVALVAAGGFGLYRARTDGRFGRTRAAAAAPGVPAPPSATPATADDADAAPTPEPTTWDSVAAAAGVEPGERATLVQFSSAFCAPCRATRRVLSDVAEVVPGVVHVEIDAELHLDLVRELDVLRTPTTIVLDAAGVERTRAVGAPRKEQVLGALSA; this is encoded by the coding sequence GTGACCGCCGGGGCCTGGGTGCTGCTGGTCGCCCTCGTCGCCGCAGGCGGCTTCGGGCTCTACCGCGCCCGCACCGACGGCCGCTTCGGTCGTACGCGCGCCGCCGCCGCCGCGCCCGGCGTACCGGCCCCGCCGTCGGCCACCCCGGCCACCGCGGACGACGCGGACGCCGCGCCGACGCCCGAGCCCACCACCTGGGACAGCGTGGCCGCCGCGGCCGGCGTCGAGCCGGGGGAGCGGGCGACGCTGGTGCAGTTCTCCTCCGCCTTCTGCGCTCCCTGCCGCGCCACCCGGCGGGTGCTCTCCGACGTCGCCGAGGTGGTCCCGGGCGTGGTCCACGTCGAGATCGACGCCGAGCTGCACCTCGACCTCGTCCGCGAGCTCGACGTGCTGCGTACCCCGACCACGATCGTGCTGGACGCCGCCGGGGTCGAGCGCACCCGCGCCGTCGGCGCCCCGCGCAAGGAGCAGGTGCTGGGCGCGCTGTCCGCCTGA
- a CDS encoding DUF4395 domain-containing protein, protein MTDIRATQAVRPAAPGIDPRGPRVAATITSLVLALVLLTAPSAFATTLLALQTVVFAVGATAGVQRTPYAWFFRRVVRPRLDPPAETEDPRPPRFAQTVGLVFAVVGLLGLLSGVTALGLVAVGLALVAALLNAVFDYCLGCEMYLLLKRVQHA, encoded by the coding sequence ATGACCGACATCCGCGCCACCCAGGCCGTCCGGCCGGCTGCCCCCGGGATCGACCCGCGCGGCCCCCGCGTCGCCGCGACGATCACCAGCCTCGTGCTGGCGCTGGTGCTGCTCACCGCGCCGAGCGCGTTCGCCACCACCCTGCTGGCGCTGCAGACGGTCGTCTTCGCCGTCGGCGCGACCGCGGGCGTCCAGCGCACGCCGTACGCCTGGTTCTTCCGGCGCGTCGTGCGCCCCCGCCTGGACCCGCCCGCCGAGACCGAGGACCCGCGCCCGCCGCGGTTCGCGCAGACCGTCGGCCTGGTCTTCGCCGTCGTCGGCCTCCTCGGCCTGCTGAGCGGCGTCACGGCCCTCGGCCTGGTCGCGGTCGGCCTGGCGCTGGTCGCCGCCCTGCTCAACGCGGTCTTCGACTACTGCCTGGGCTGCGAGATGTACCTGCTGCTCAAGCGCGTCCAGCACGCCTGA
- a CDS encoding sulfurtransferase: MTRENVLVTAQWVEDHLDDPQVVLVEVDEDTSAYDKGHIKGAIKLDWTKDLQDQVRRDAISQDQFSALLSERGVKNDDTVVLYGGNNNWFAAYAYWYFKLYGHSDVRLMDGGRKKWELDSRELTDDAVSREATTYTASAPDLSIRAFRDEAVEAIGTKNLVDVRSPDEYAGRLMAPAHLPQEQAQRAGHIPTAANVPWSKAANDDGTFKSDDELKQIYTDAGVDWDKDTVAYCRIGERSSHTWFVLKELLDQPNVKNYDGSWTEYGSLIGVPVVLGDEKGDA, translated from the coding sequence ATGACCCGCGAGAACGTACTCGTCACCGCCCAGTGGGTGGAGGACCACCTCGACGACCCCCAGGTGGTGCTCGTCGAGGTCGACGAGGACACCTCGGCCTACGACAAGGGCCACATCAAGGGCGCCATCAAGCTCGACTGGACCAAGGACCTGCAGGACCAGGTGCGCCGTGACGCGATCAGCCAGGACCAGTTCTCGGCCCTGCTCTCCGAGCGTGGCGTGAAGAACGACGACACCGTCGTCCTCTACGGCGGCAACAACAACTGGTTCGCCGCCTACGCCTACTGGTACTTCAAGCTGTACGGCCACTCCGACGTGCGCCTGATGGACGGCGGCCGCAAGAAGTGGGAGCTCGACTCCCGCGAGCTGACCGACGACGCCGTGTCGCGCGAGGCCACCACCTACACCGCCTCCGCGCCCGACCTGTCGATCCGCGCCTTCCGCGACGAGGCCGTCGAGGCCATCGGCACCAAGAACCTCGTCGACGTGCGCAGCCCCGACGAGTACGCCGGGCGGCTGATGGCCCCCGCGCACCTCCCGCAGGAGCAGGCGCAGCGCGCCGGCCACATCCCGACCGCGGCGAACGTCCCGTGGTCCAAGGCGGCCAACGACGACGGCACCTTCAAGTCCGACGACGAGCTGAAGCAGATCTACACCGACGCCGGCGTGGACTGGGACAAGGACACCGTCGCCTACTGCCGTATCGGTGAGCGCTCCAGCCACACCTGGTTCGTGCTCAAGGAGCTGCTCGACCAGCCGAACGTCAAGAACTACGACGGCTCGTGGACCGAGTACGGCTCCCTCATCGGCGTGCCGGTCGTCCTCGGTGACGAGAAGGGCGACGCCTGA
- a CDS encoding DUF1416 domain-containing protein produces MCGATEGGLSLDGVDVDKEAVVQGQVLRDGEPVGNAYVRLLDRTGEFTAEVPTSASGHFRFFAGDGEWTLRTLAPKADPVDRKVSAAVGSVAEVSIAI; encoded by the coding sequence ATGTGCGGCGCCACCGAGGGCGGTCTCTCGCTCGACGGCGTCGACGTGGACAAGGAGGCCGTGGTCCAGGGCCAGGTGCTGCGTGACGGCGAGCCCGTCGGCAACGCCTATGTCCGCCTGCTCGACCGCACCGGCGAGTTCACCGCCGAGGTCCCCACCTCGGCCAGCGGCCACTTCCGCTTCTTCGCCGGCGACGGCGAGTGGACCCTGCGCACCCTGGCCCCGAAGGCCGACCCGGTGGACCGCAAGGTCAGCGCCGCGGTCGGCTCGGTCGCCGAGGTCAGCATCGCGATCTGA
- a CDS encoding putative quinol monooxygenase has product MTAERVDPRMIIVSGHLTVAPEQRDAYLADCVDVVRQARATAGCREFAICADPLDPGRIVVVERWDSRGAVEAFRGDGPGEQQQIAVLDASVDEHEVASSRSLTG; this is encoded by the coding sequence GTGACCGCCGAGCGGGTCGACCCCCGCATGATCATCGTCTCCGGCCACCTCACCGTCGCCCCCGAGCAGCGGGACGCGTACCTCGCCGACTGCGTCGACGTCGTGCGGCAGGCCCGCGCGACGGCGGGCTGCCGGGAGTTCGCGATCTGCGCCGACCCCCTCGACCCCGGCCGGATCGTCGTCGTCGAACGGTGGGACTCCCGGGGGGCGGTGGAGGCCTTCCGGGGCGACGGCCCCGGCGAGCAGCAGCAGATCGCGGTCCTCGACGCCTCGGTCGACGAGCACGAGGTGGCGTCCTCCCGCTCCCTGACCGGGTGA
- the dtd gene encoding D-aminoacyl-tRNA deacylase: MRAVVQRVTSASVRVDGEVVGQVAAEDGPGLLVYLGVTHGDGPTETAWLARKVWDVRLLHDEQSASDVGAPVLVVSQFTLYGDARKGRRPTWSAAAPGEVGEPAYDAFCAELERLGARVERGVFGADMAVESVNDGPMTLLLER; encoded by the coding sequence ATGAGGGCAGTGGTGCAGCGGGTGACGTCGGCCTCGGTACGCGTGGACGGAGAGGTGGTCGGGCAGGTCGCGGCCGAGGACGGTCCGGGGCTGCTGGTCTACCTCGGCGTCACGCACGGCGACGGCCCGACCGAGACCGCCTGGCTGGCCCGGAAGGTGTGGGACGTACGGCTGCTCCACGACGAGCAGTCCGCCTCCGACGTCGGCGCGCCGGTGCTGGTGGTCAGCCAGTTCACGCTCTACGGCGACGCCCGCAAGGGCCGCCGGCCCACCTGGTCGGCGGCGGCCCCTGGCGAGGTCGGCGAGCCGGCGTACGACGCGTTCTGCGCCGAGCTGGAGCGGCTCGGCGCGCGGGTGGAGCGCGGGGTGTTCGGCGCCGACATGGCGGTCGAGTCGGTCAACGACGGGCCGATGACGCTGCTGCTGGAGCGCTGA
- a CDS encoding maltokinase N-terminal cap-like domain-containing protein, with protein MALLHAAQLSPSKAEVVGRLLAAAPWTPADVDPSTVTLVGAYRLDDPAGEVGIEGHLATVGADPTVWHVPLTYRAVSLEGAEDHLVAEMEHTVLGARYTYDAVGDPAYLASVTALALTGVGQAVEMRQDEQGHWQTRPASVRLAGGPRPGDAGLAAGEWAEVGAYSGPDVQGTSTTLRSGAWELRVERRPQPTQQPSRAYDLTGTWAGQEDPALLVRVSDLATPVPPETGFEG; from the coding sequence ATGGCCCTCCTCCACGCCGCCCAGCTGTCCCCGTCCAAGGCCGAGGTGGTCGGCCGGCTGCTGGCCGCCGCCCCCTGGACCCCCGCCGACGTCGACCCGTCCACCGTCACGCTCGTCGGCGCCTACCGCCTTGACGACCCGGCCGGCGAGGTCGGGATCGAGGGCCACCTCGCCACCGTCGGGGCGGACCCGACCGTCTGGCACGTGCCGCTGACCTACCGCGCCGTCTCGCTCGAGGGCGCCGAGGACCACCTCGTCGCCGAGATGGAGCACACCGTGCTCGGCGCCCGGTACACCTACGACGCCGTCGGCGACCCCGCCTACCTCGCCTCCGTCACCGCGCTCGCCCTCACCGGCGTCGGGCAGGCCGTCGAGATGCGCCAGGACGAGCAGGGGCACTGGCAGACCCGCCCGGCCTCGGTACGCCTGGCCGGCGGCCCGCGCCCGGGTGACGCCGGGCTGGCCGCGGGGGAGTGGGCCGAGGTCGGCGCGTACTCCGGCCCCGACGTCCAGGGCACCAGCACCACGCTGCGCAGCGGCGCCTGGGAGCTGCGCGTCGAGCGCCGCCCGCAGCCGACCCAGCAGCCCTCCCGCGCCTACGACCTCACCGGCACCTGGGCCGGGCAGGAGGACCCCGCGCTGCTGGTGCGCGTCAGCGACCTCGCCACCCCGGTGCCGCCCGAGACCGGCTTCGAGGGCTGA
- a CDS encoding NADP-dependent oxidoreductase, giving the protein MKAITYSQYGGAEVLQLTEVDDPKIGPDWVAIDVKATSVNPVDWKIASGGLDAMLPTYFPVVPGWDVAGVVTAVGPSVDDLAVGDEVYGYLRKDAVQDGTYAEKVGAPQRCVTRKPQRASFAEAAAIPLAGLTALQCLDLVGTTGEDTVLVHSAAGGVGMLAVQIARARGARVIGTASPDNHDFVRSLGAEPVAYGDGLVAAVRELAPDGVTAVLDTQGGDTLTQSVELLADGAAGRIASVADPSVAEHGGRYVFVRPDVADLTTLAGLVDAGEMRVEVAELFPLAETARAWERSMEGHVRGKLVITVP; this is encoded by the coding sequence ATGAAGGCCATCACTTACAGCCAGTACGGCGGCGCCGAGGTCCTGCAGCTGACCGAGGTCGACGACCCCAAGATCGGCCCCGACTGGGTCGCGATCGACGTCAAGGCGACCTCGGTCAACCCGGTCGACTGGAAGATCGCCTCGGGCGGTCTCGACGCGATGCTGCCGACGTACTTCCCGGTCGTGCCGGGCTGGGACGTCGCCGGCGTCGTCACCGCGGTCGGGCCGTCCGTCGACGACCTGGCGGTCGGCGACGAGGTCTACGGCTACCTGCGCAAGGACGCCGTCCAGGACGGGACGTACGCCGAGAAGGTCGGCGCCCCGCAGCGCTGCGTGACCCGCAAGCCCCAGCGCGCCTCCTTCGCCGAGGCCGCCGCGATCCCGCTGGCCGGCCTCACCGCGCTGCAGTGCCTCGACCTCGTCGGCACCACCGGCGAGGACACCGTGCTGGTGCACAGCGCCGCCGGCGGCGTCGGCATGCTCGCGGTCCAGATCGCCCGGGCCCGCGGCGCTCGCGTGATCGGCACCGCCTCGCCCGACAACCACGACTTCGTCCGCTCGCTGGGCGCCGAGCCGGTGGCGTACGGCGACGGGTTGGTCGCGGCGGTCCGCGAGCTCGCCCCCGACGGCGTGACCGCGGTCCTCGACACCCAGGGCGGCGACACCCTCACGCAGAGCGTCGAGCTGCTCGCGGACGGTGCCGCCGGCCGGATCGCCTCGGTCGCCGACCCGTCGGTCGCCGAGCACGGCGGCCGCTACGTCTTCGTGCGTCCCGACGTCGCCGACCTCACCACCCTCGCCGGGCTGGTCGACGCCGGCGAGATGCGCGTCGAGGTCGCCGAGCTGTTCCCGCTGGCCGAGACCGCCCGCGCCTGGGAGCGCAGCATGGAGGGCCACGTCCGCGGCAAGCTGGTCATCACCGTCCCCTGA
- a CDS encoding SDR family oxidoreductase produces the protein MTSEADQQDTDQGEQLPAPGSPGSVTSALRQQPDHGEESYVGHGRLTDQVALITGGDSGIGRAVALAFAREGADVAIAYLAEEDEDAQETARLVREAGRRVLLVPGDLTQEDNCQALVDATVAELGGIDVLVNNAAYQMAQTGGIADITTEQLDRVMRTNLYALFWMCLKALPHLRPGSSIINTSSVQASSPAPALLDYATTKAGIVNFTRGLATSLAEQGIRVNAVAPGPIWTPLIPATMPAEQVAEFGEQTPMGRAGQPAEVATAFVYLASSDASYVTGEVVAVTGGLPVPA, from the coding sequence ATGACCTCCGAAGCAGACCAGCAGGACACCGACCAGGGCGAGCAGCTGCCCGCCCCGGGCTCTCCCGGCTCCGTGACCTCCGCCCTGCGCCAGCAGCCCGACCACGGCGAGGAGTCGTACGTCGGGCACGGGCGGCTGACCGACCAGGTCGCCCTGATCACCGGCGGCGACTCCGGGATCGGCCGGGCGGTCGCGCTCGCCTTCGCCCGGGAGGGCGCCGACGTGGCGATCGCCTACCTCGCCGAGGAGGACGAGGACGCGCAGGAGACGGCCCGCCTGGTCCGCGAGGCCGGCCGCCGCGTCCTGCTCGTCCCGGGGGACCTCACGCAGGAGGACAACTGCCAGGCGCTCGTCGACGCCACCGTCGCCGAGCTCGGCGGGATCGACGTCCTGGTGAACAACGCGGCCTACCAGATGGCGCAGACCGGCGGCATCGCCGACATCACCACCGAGCAGCTCGACCGCGTCATGCGCACCAACCTCTACGCGCTGTTCTGGATGTGCCTGAAGGCGCTGCCGCACCTGCGCCCGGGCTCCTCGATCATCAACACCAGCTCGGTGCAGGCCTCCTCGCCGGCCCCGGCGCTGCTCGACTACGCCACCACCAAGGCCGGCATCGTGAACTTCACCCGCGGCCTGGCCACCAGCCTCGCCGAACAGGGGATCCGGGTGAACGCGGTCGCCCCCGGCCCGATCTGGACGCCCCTCATCCCCGCGACCATGCCGGCCGAGCAGGTCGCCGAGTTCGGGGAGCAGACGCCGATGGGTCGGGCCGGCCAGCCCGCCGAGGTGGCCACGGCGTTCGTCTACCTCGCCTCGAGCGACGCCAGCTACGTCACCGGCGAGGTCGTGGCGGTGACCGGCGGGCTCCCCGTCCCGGCCTGA